In a single window of the Manis javanica isolate MJ-LG chromosome 16, MJ_LKY, whole genome shotgun sequence genome:
- the OARD1 gene encoding ADP-ribose glycohydrolase OARD1 isoform X2: MAGSPNEDPEGSRITYVRGDLFACPKTDSLAHCISEDCRMGAGIAVLFKKKFGGVQELLSQQKKSGEVAVLKRDGRYIYYLDWMWS, encoded by the exons ATGGCCGGCAGCCCTAATGAAGATCCAGAAGGAAGCAGA ATCACCTATGTGAGAGGAGACCTTTTTGCATGCCCCAAAACAGACTCTTTAGCACACTGTATCAGTGAGGATTGTCGAATGGGCGCTGGGATAGCTGTCCTCTTCAAGAAGAAATTTGGAGGGGTGCAGGAACTGTTAAGTCAAC aaaagaaaTCTGGAGAAGTGGCTGTTCTGAAGAGAGATGGACGGTATATATATTACTTG GATTGGATGTGGTCTTGA
- the OARD1 gene encoding ADP-ribose glycohydrolase OARD1 isoform X1, producing the protein MAGSPNEDPEGSRITYVRGDLFACPKTDSLAHCISEDCRMGAGIAVLFKKKFGGVQELLSQQKKSGEVAVLKRDGRYIYYLITKKRASHKPIYENLKKSLEAMKSHCLKNGVTDLSMPRIGCGLDRLQWENVSAMIEEVFETTDIRITVYIL; encoded by the exons ATGGCCGGCAGCCCTAATGAAGATCCAGAAGGAAGCAGA ATCACCTATGTGAGAGGAGACCTTTTTGCATGCCCCAAAACAGACTCTTTAGCACACTGTATCAGTGAGGATTGTCGAATGGGCGCTGGGATAGCTGTCCTCTTCAAGAAGAAATTTGGAGGGGTGCAGGAACTGTTAAGTCAAC aaaagaaaTCTGGAGAAGTGGCTGTTCTGAAGAGAGATGGACGGTATATATATTACTTG ATTACAAAGAAAAGGGCTTCACACAAGCCAATTTACGAAAACTTAAAGAAGAGTTTAGAGGCCATGAAGTCCCATTGTCTGAAGAATGGAGTTACTGACCTCTCCATGCCCAG GATTGGATGTGGTCTTGATCGTCTGCAATGGGAAAACGTATCCGCAATGATTGAAGAGGTGTTTGAGACAACAGACATCAGAATTACTGTGTACATTCTCTGA